The genomic window TTCTCCTTTGTAATGAATGATCCGCGTTTTAGGATAATAGTAATTTTTATAACCTCCTTTTTTTATCCGGTAAGAGAGGTCTATATCCTCGCCATACATAAAAAAGGTCTCGTCCAGAAGGCCGATTTCATCCAGCACACTTTTGCGCATCAGCATAAAGGCTCCGGCCAGTACATCCACTTCGTGTACTTCTTCGGGGCTTAAATAGCCAAGATGATAGCGGCCAAACACCCGGCTTTTTGGAAAAAGCGAAGAAAGCCCTGACATTTTATAAAAAGCCACGGAGGGCGTGGGGAAAGCGCGCTTCGATTCCGGCAGAAACCGCCCTTTTCCATCCAGCATTTTTACGCCCAGGCCACCAGCCATTGGATAATCGTCCATGAAGCTGACACATTTTGTGAAAGTGTCTTCTTCCACCACCGTATCAGGATTGAGCAGGAGAATATATTCCGCTTTGCTCAGGGATATTGCCTGATTATTGGCGGCAGAAAAACCCGCATTTTTCTCATTTACAATGAGCTTTACTTCAGGGAATTTATGCCGCACCATTTCAGCGCTACCGTCCACCGAATTATTATCTACTACGTAAACTTCATATTCGCCCAGGCCGGCCTCTGTCATTCTTTTTCCGGCTCTCCTCACAGAATAGAGCGCCTGTTCAAGAAAATACTTTACGTTGTAATTGACTATAATTACTGAGAGCTTCATACGCTATAAGGTATGCGGGTGATGATAGAGCGTCCAAGGGTAATTTCGTCAGCATATTCCAACTCCCCTCCCACCGCTATTCCGCGCGAAAGCGTAGAAATCCGGATATCCATTGGTTGGGTTTTTTTTGAGATATAGAACATGGTAGTGTCACCTTCCATTGTGGCGCTGAGGGCAAAAATGATTTCCCCTACTTTTTCTTCTTCAATGCGAACGATCAGATTGTTAACATTAATATCATCCGGCCCGATTCCATCCATCGGAGAAATCAGACCGTTCAGCACATGATATTTGCCACGGTAC from Bacteroidia bacterium includes these protein-coding regions:
- the recR gene encoding recombination mediator RecR, whose product is MQYPSKLIEEAVNEFMRLPGIGKKTATRLVLSLVKQRPAEISHFSGILQKLSENLKHCQVCHNLTDDDICAICGNPYRDGSVLCIVEDVRDVLAIENTGQYRGKYHVLNGLISPMDGIGPDDINVNNLIVRIEEEKVGEIIFALSATMEGDTTMFYISKKTQPMDIRISTLSRGIAVGGELEYADEITLGRSIITRIPYSV